In Vibrio atlanticus, the following proteins share a genomic window:
- the murD gene encoding UDP-N-acetylmuramoyl-L-alanine--D-glutamate ligase has protein sequence MERWQNIQNVVVVGLGITGLSVVKHLVKYQPQTHVRVIDTRELPPGKESLPESVELHSGSWNSQWLAEADLVVANPGIALATPEIQDVIQAGTPVVGDIELFGWAVDKPAVAITGSNGKSTVTDLTGVLAKAAGLNVGIGGNIGIPALDLLELDADLYVLELSSFQLETTSSLNLAAAAFLNLSEDHMDRYQGMDDYRDAKLRIFNHAQCAIVNREDKETYPEHTMPLVTFGLDDQEFGVATSSGIEWLVDNNELIIPTQDLTLVGRHNVANALVSLALLKQVGIDYRKSLEALKAYNGLTHRCQVVADKRAIKWVNDSKATNVASTLAALSGLEYQGTLYLLVGGVGKGADFRELKPVLAQLDRVQLCCFGEDAAQFMPLHPSAKTFDTMRDIIESISAQLVSGDMVMLSPACASFDQFNNFMARGDAFTELAHEYA, from the coding sequence ATGGAACGTTGGCAAAATATTCAAAATGTAGTGGTTGTGGGGCTCGGTATTACCGGGCTCTCTGTCGTTAAACATCTCGTAAAATATCAACCTCAGACTCATGTGAGAGTGATTGATACACGAGAACTACCACCAGGAAAGGAATCTTTACCTGAATCGGTAGAACTGCATTCTGGAAGTTGGAATAGCCAATGGTTAGCGGAAGCTGATTTAGTGGTTGCTAACCCAGGTATCGCCTTAGCGACCCCTGAAATACAAGATGTTATTCAAGCGGGAACTCCGGTTGTTGGCGATATTGAACTGTTTGGTTGGGCGGTAGACAAACCCGCCGTGGCCATAACAGGCTCCAATGGCAAGAGTACGGTGACCGATCTAACGGGTGTGCTTGCTAAAGCTGCTGGTCTTAACGTTGGCATTGGTGGCAACATCGGTATTCCTGCCTTGGATCTTCTTGAGCTTGATGCCGATTTATATGTCCTTGAGCTTTCAAGTTTTCAGCTAGAGACAACGTCCAGTCTAAACCTTGCAGCAGCGGCCTTTTTGAACCTGTCAGAAGATCATATGGATCGCTACCAAGGTATGGACGATTATCGTGATGCCAAGTTAAGAATTTTTAATCATGCTCAGTGTGCGATTGTAAACCGCGAAGACAAAGAGACTTATCCAGAGCATACGATGCCGTTGGTGACATTTGGTCTCGATGACCAAGAGTTTGGTGTTGCAACGAGTAGTGGCATCGAATGGCTAGTGGATAACAATGAACTGATAATTCCTACCCAAGATTTAACATTGGTTGGACGTCATAATGTGGCGAATGCGTTAGTCTCTTTAGCACTATTGAAGCAAGTAGGTATTGATTACAGAAAGAGCCTTGAAGCTCTGAAAGCTTACAATGGCTTAACTCATCGTTGCCAAGTGGTGGCTGATAAACGCGCGATCAAGTGGGTCAATGACTCAAAAGCGACCAACGTAGCCAGTACATTGGCGGCTCTGTCGGGATTAGAATACCAAGGTACTTTATATCTCTTAGTCGGAGGTGTGGGCAAAGGTGCTGACTTTAGGGAGCTTAAACCCGTGTTGGCGCAACTAGACCGCGTACAACTGTGTTGCTTCGGTGAAGATGCTGCGCAATTTATGCCATTACATCCATCGGCTAAGACGTTTGATACCATGCGTGACATCATCGAGAGTATCTCTGCACAATTGGTGTCGGGTGACATGGTGATGTTGTCTCCTGCATGTGCAAGCTTCGATCAATTTAATAACTTCATGGCGAGAGGTGATGCGTTCACTGAACTTGCTCATGAGTATGCCTAA
- the ftsW gene encoding cell division protein FtsW has product MQRVKEINQSIWQWLNRATPEALYDRQLVWIALGLMLTGLVMVTSASFPISARLTDQPFHFMFRHAIFLVLALGVSSVILQIPMQRWFQYSMYLLGLSFFLLVVVLAVGKSVNGASRWIPLGLFNLQPAEVAKLSLFIFMAGYLVRKQDEVRKTFFGGFGKPIMVFGAFAVLLLGQPDLGTVVVMLVTLFGMLFIAGAKLSQFIALMVAGIAAVVGLIVIEPYRVRRVTSFWEPWSDPFGSGYQLTQSLMAFGRGDWMGQGLGNSIQKLEYLPEAHTDFVFAVLAEELGFVGVTLVLMLIFSLVFKAIFIGKKAFENDQVFSGYLAFGIGIWFAFQTLVNVGAASGIVPTKGLTLPLISYGGSSLIVMSVAVSMLLRIDHECRVQQKEQADNQNELVE; this is encoded by the coding sequence GTGCAAAGAGTGAAAGAGATTAATCAATCTATTTGGCAATGGCTTAACCGTGCCACACCAGAGGCGCTCTACGATCGTCAGTTGGTATGGATTGCTCTTGGACTGATGCTGACGGGCTTGGTAATGGTAACGTCGGCTTCGTTCCCAATCAGTGCTCGTTTAACCGATCAGCCGTTTCACTTCATGTTCCGCCACGCCATTTTCCTGGTGTTAGCGTTAGGTGTATCCAGCGTAATATTACAAATCCCGATGCAGCGCTGGTTTCAATACAGTATGTACCTATTGGGCTTATCCTTCTTTTTGCTAGTGGTGGTGTTAGCCGTCGGTAAGTCGGTTAACGGTGCCTCACGTTGGATTCCTCTCGGGCTGTTTAACTTACAACCTGCTGAAGTCGCTAAGTTATCTCTGTTTATCTTTATGGCGGGCTATTTGGTTCGTAAACAGGATGAAGTGAGAAAAACCTTCTTCGGTGGTTTTGGTAAACCGATCATGGTGTTCGGTGCCTTTGCGGTGTTGCTACTTGGCCAGCCCGATTTGGGTACCGTTGTCGTAATGTTGGTTACCTTGTTTGGCATGTTATTTATCGCAGGTGCTAAGCTGTCACAATTTATAGCCTTAATGGTGGCAGGTATTGCTGCCGTTGTGGGATTGATTGTTATTGAGCCTTATCGTGTTCGACGTGTTACGTCATTCTGGGAACCTTGGAGTGATCCGTTTGGTAGTGGTTATCAGCTAACTCAATCATTGATGGCGTTCGGTCGTGGTGATTGGATGGGGCAAGGGCTTGGTAATTCAATTCAAAAACTCGAGTACCTACCTGAAGCACACACCGATTTTGTTTTTGCTGTACTGGCTGAAGAGTTGGGTTTTGTTGGCGTAACCTTAGTGTTGATGCTGATCTTTAGTTTGGTTTTTAAAGCTATTTTTATTGGCAAAAAAGCTTTCGAAAACGACCAAGTGTTCAGCGGTTATCTGGCGTTTGGCATTGGTATTTGGTTTGCCTTTCAGACGCTTGTTAATGTCGGTGCCGCTTCAGGTATTGTTCCGACCAAGGGGTTAACCTTACCGCTGATCAGTTACGGTGGCTCAAGCCTTATCGTGATGTCAGTAGCGGTTTCTATGCTGCTGCGTATCGATCATGAATGCCGAGTGCAACAAAAAGAACAAGCCGACAATCAAAACGAATTAGTAGAATAA
- the murG gene encoding undecaprenyldiphospho-muramoylpentapeptide beta-N-acetylglucosaminyltransferase, producing the protein MKQNKKLLVMAGGTGGHVFPGLAVAKKLQQQGWEIRWLGTADRMEADLVPKHGIEIDFIKVKGLRGQGISKLIKAPFQIINAILQARRHIKAWQPDVVLGMGGYVSGPGGIAAWLSGIPVVLHEQNAVAGLTNQWLSKIAKKVFQAFTGAFPTAEVVGNPVREDVVALADPEQRMAERDGDIRILVMGGSQGAKILNDTLPVTMAQLGEGFTVVHQAGKNNQQQVIEQYKSHSVDNVQVTEFIDDVAQAYEWADLLVCRSGALTVSEVSAAGVGSIFVPFMHKDRQQALNADHLVECGAALMIEQPQLTADKLANTIAQLDRNELKMMATKARQAAKLDADVTVAEAIKALAK; encoded by the coding sequence ATGAAACAAAACAAAAAACTTTTAGTGATGGCTGGTGGTACTGGCGGTCACGTTTTCCCTGGGTTAGCGGTGGCGAAAAAGCTTCAGCAACAAGGTTGGGAAATTCGCTGGTTAGGAACTGCGGACCGAATGGAAGCGGATCTGGTGCCAAAGCATGGTATTGAGATCGACTTCATTAAGGTGAAAGGCCTGCGTGGTCAAGGCATTAGCAAGCTAATTAAAGCGCCGTTCCAGATTATTAATGCCATACTTCAAGCCAGACGACATATTAAAGCATGGCAACCTGATGTGGTGCTTGGCATGGGTGGTTACGTCAGTGGCCCGGGTGGTATCGCGGCTTGGTTATCTGGTATTCCAGTGGTTCTACATGAACAAAATGCAGTGGCAGGTTTAACCAACCAATGGCTGTCTAAGATTGCTAAAAAGGTTTTCCAAGCTTTTACTGGTGCGTTTCCTACCGCAGAAGTGGTGGGTAACCCGGTACGCGAAGATGTTGTTGCCTTAGCTGACCCCGAGCAACGCATGGCTGAGCGTGATGGTGACATCCGCATCTTGGTTATGGGCGGTAGCCAGGGCGCAAAAATCCTGAACGATACCTTGCCAGTAACGATGGCGCAGCTTGGTGAAGGCTTCACAGTGGTGCATCAAGCGGGTAAGAACAATCAACAGCAAGTTATTGAACAATACAAATCACATTCTGTAGATAATGTTCAAGTGACTGAATTTATTGATGATGTGGCGCAAGCTTATGAGTGGGCAGATCTATTAGTGTGTCGCTCTGGTGCATTAACCGTATCTGAAGTGTCTGCTGCTGGTGTAGGTTCTATTTTCGTTCCGTTTATGCACAAAGACAGACAACAAGCGTTGAATGCCGATCATTTAGTCGAATGTGGCGCAGCGTTAATGATTGAACAGCCTCAACTGACGGCTGATAAGCTCGCGAACACTATCGCGCAGCTTGATAGAAATGAATTAAAAATGATGGCAACAAAAGCTCGTCAAGCCGCCAAGCTTGATGCTGATGTGACTGTCGCTGAAGCGATTAAAGCTTTAGCAAAATAA
- the murC gene encoding UDP-N-acetylmuramate--L-alanine ligase, producing MTIEHTQDLAQIRAMVPEMRRVKSIHFIGIGGAGMSGIAEVLLNEGYQITGSDIAQNPVTERLVSKGATVYVGHQASNVADASVVVVSTAINEENPEIIAAREARTPIVRRAEMLAELMRFRHGIAVAGTHGKTTTTALVTQIYSEAGLDPTFVNGGLVKSAGTNARLGSSRILIAEADESDASFLHLQPMVSIVTNIEADHMDTYGGDFETLKQTFIDFLHNLPFYGQAVMCVDDPVVRELIPQVSRQVITYGFSEDADIRIQNYVQEGQQGKFTVVREGKANLDITLNIPGRHNALNASAAIAVATEDDISDEAILKAMAGTEGTGRRFDHLGEYETGKGVAMLVDDYGHHPTEVDVTIQAARSGWTDKRLVMIFQPHRYSRTRDLYDDFANVLEQVDVLILLDVYSAGEKPIAGADGRSLSRTIRGRGKIDPIFVADINALPSALANVIQGGDLVLTQGAGDVGRVAKQLESLQLDINNMQNA from the coding sequence ATGACGATTGAACATACCCAAGACTTAGCGCAAATCCGTGCAATGGTGCCAGAGATGCGCCGTGTTAAATCTATCCACTTCATTGGTATTGGTGGTGCCGGAATGAGCGGGATTGCTGAAGTCTTGCTTAATGAAGGCTACCAGATCACAGGTTCTGATATTGCTCAAAACCCAGTGACAGAACGCTTAGTTAGCAAGGGGGCTACTGTTTACGTTGGTCACCAAGCAAGTAACGTTGCCGATGCAAGTGTTGTGGTGGTTTCAACCGCTATCAACGAAGAAAACCCAGAAATTATTGCTGCTCGTGAAGCGCGCACACCGATCGTTCGTCGTGCTGAAATGCTGGCTGAGCTGATGCGTTTTCGTCACGGCATTGCTGTGGCAGGTACACACGGTAAAACAACCACGACTGCGCTAGTGACACAGATTTACTCGGAAGCAGGCCTAGATCCAACCTTCGTAAACGGTGGTTTGGTGAAAAGTGCAGGTACTAACGCACGTTTAGGTTCGAGCCGTATTCTTATCGCTGAAGCTGATGAAAGTGATGCGTCATTCTTACATCTGCAACCAATGGTTAGTATCGTCACTAACATTGAAGCTGATCATATGGACACTTACGGCGGCGATTTTGAAACGCTGAAGCAGACGTTTATTGATTTCTTACACAACCTGCCATTCTACGGTCAGGCTGTTATGTGTGTTGATGATCCTGTAGTGCGTGAGCTTATTCCTCAGGTTAGCCGCCAAGTGATTACTTACGGTTTCTCAGAAGATGCGGATATTCGTATTCAGAATTACGTGCAAGAAGGCCAGCAAGGCAAGTTTACGGTGGTACGTGAAGGTAAAGCTAACCTTGATATCACGTTAAACATTCCGGGTCGTCACAATGCATTGAATGCCTCAGCAGCGATTGCTGTTGCAACAGAAGATGACATTAGCGATGAAGCGATTCTAAAAGCGATGGCGGGAACCGAAGGTACTGGTCGTCGTTTCGATCATCTAGGGGAGTACGAAACAGGTAAAGGCGTTGCAATGCTGGTTGATGATTACGGTCATCACCCAACCGAAGTTGACGTGACCATTCAAGCTGCACGAAGTGGCTGGACTGATAAACGTCTTGTTATGATCTTCCAACCGCACCGCTACAGCCGTACTCGTGATCTATATGATGATTTTGCGAATGTTCTTGAACAAGTTGATGTCCTAATTCTGTTAGATGTTTATTCTGCAGGTGAGAAACCTATTGCAGGGGCTGACGGGCGTTCATTAAGTCGAACTATTCGCGGGCGTGGTAAGATAGATCCAATCTTTGTTGCCGATATCAACGCACTGCCATCGGCTTTAGCCAACGTCATTCAAGGCGGTGACCTTGTTTTAACGCAGGGTGCAGGTGATGTTGGTCGTGTTGCTAAGCAACTCGAATCGTTACAGTTAGACATTAATAATATGCAGAACGCGTAG
- a CDS encoding cell division protein FtsQ/DivIB — protein MVLLFIGFLFYTTLTWMWDDQRLPLSKIVLQGDLTYVTAGDVQHAFSELEHIGTFMSQDIGVLQHSLEALPWVSVVSIRKQWPDTIKVFLTEYHAAAIWNGNMLLNEDGQVFNGDIGLLKGDRVKLYGPDGTSQQVIEKWRQITPLINSLGLTVTSLVLNERRAWQIILDNGIRLELGKDFLDERVERFISLYNELGSKANQVSYIDLRYDTGAAVGWFPEQELEESTDD, from the coding sequence ATGGTATTACTATTCATTGGGTTTCTTTTCTATACCACACTAACTTGGATGTGGGACGATCAGAGATTGCCTCTCTCCAAAATAGTACTGCAAGGCGACTTAACTTATGTAACCGCTGGTGATGTTCAACATGCCTTTAGTGAGCTAGAGCATATTGGAACATTCATGTCTCAAGATATTGGCGTGTTGCAACACAGTTTAGAAGCGTTGCCTTGGGTTTCTGTTGTCTCGATTCGTAAGCAGTGGCCAGACACAATAAAAGTATTTTTGACTGAGTATCATGCAGCAGCTATCTGGAATGGCAATATGCTGTTGAATGAAGATGGTCAGGTGTTTAATGGTGATATTGGCCTTTTGAAGGGTGATAGAGTTAAACTTTACGGTCCAGATGGCACTAGCCAACAAGTGATTGAAAAGTGGCGACAGATAACGCCTTTAATTAACAGCCTAGGGTTAACCGTTACCTCGCTCGTTCTCAATGAGCGTCGCGCCTGGCAAATCATTCTAGACAACGGTATTCGTTTAGAATTAGGTAAAGATTTTTTAGATGAGCGTGTTGAGCGCTTTATTTCGCTTTACAACGAATTAGGTAGTAAGGCGAATCAAGTGAGCTACATCGACCTCAGGTACGATACGGGAGCCGCTGTAGGCTGGTTTCCAGAGCAAGAGTTAGAAGAGAGTACAGATGACTAA
- the ftsA gene encoding cell division protein FtsA, which yields MTKTADDNIIVGLDIGTATISALVGEILPDGQINIIGSGQSPSRGMDKGGVNDLESVVKSVQRAIDQAELMAECQISNVFISLSGKHIASRIEKGMGTISDEEVSQDDMDRAIHTAKSIKIGDEQRILHVIPQEFTIDYQEGIKNPLGLSGVRMEVSVHLISCHSDMARNIIKAVERCGLTVEQIVFSGLASSNAVITDDERELGVCVVDIGAGTMDISIWTGGALRHTEVFSYAGNAVTSDIAFAFGTPVSDAEEIKVNHGCALSELVSKDDSVNVPSVGGRPSRSLQRQTLSEVIEPRYTELMGLVNQTIDTVQLQLRDEGIKHHLAAGVVLTGGAAQIDGLVECAERVFRNQVRVGKPLEVSGLTDYVKEPYHSTAVGLLHYARDCQISDEGDYSEPKRSAPSMSGLFGKLRNWIQKEF from the coding sequence ATGACTAAGACCGCAGATGACAACATAATCGTTGGTCTTGATATAGGCACTGCGACCATATCAGCTCTAGTTGGTGAAATATTGCCTGATGGTCAAATCAATATCATTGGTTCTGGGCAAAGCCCATCCAGAGGTATGGATAAAGGTGGTGTAAACGACCTAGAGTCGGTAGTTAAGTCGGTTCAGCGAGCTATTGATCAAGCAGAGTTGATGGCGGAATGCCAAATCAGCAATGTATTTATCTCGCTATCGGGTAAACATATCGCAAGCCGAATTGAAAAAGGCATGGGCACTATCTCTGATGAAGAAGTGTCTCAAGACGATATGGATCGAGCGATCCATACCGCGAAATCAATTAAAATAGGTGATGAGCAGAGAATTCTGCACGTGATCCCACAAGAATTTACCATTGATTATCAAGAAGGGATTAAGAACCCACTTGGTTTATCTGGTGTTCGAATGGAAGTCAGTGTTCACCTAATTTCTTGCCATAGCGACATGGCGAGAAACATTATTAAAGCTGTTGAACGATGTGGTCTCACTGTAGAGCAAATCGTGTTTTCAGGACTTGCCTCAAGTAATGCGGTAATTACTGACGACGAGAGAGAGCTTGGAGTCTGTGTTGTTGATATTGGTGCTGGTACTATGGATATCTCCATTTGGACTGGCGGCGCACTGCGACACACAGAAGTCTTTTCCTACGCAGGAAATGCAGTAACCAGTGATATTGCCTTCGCTTTTGGCACGCCAGTGAGTGATGCTGAAGAGATAAAAGTAAACCATGGTTGCGCTCTGAGTGAACTCGTAAGCAAGGATGATTCTGTTAACGTCCCTAGTGTAGGTGGCCGTCCATCGAGAAGTTTGCAAAGACAAACTTTGTCGGAAGTGATTGAACCACGTTACACTGAACTTATGGGGCTCGTTAACCAAACTATTGATACGGTTCAATTACAGCTACGAGATGAAGGTATTAAACACCACCTTGCAGCTGGCGTCGTTCTCACTGGTGGAGCGGCACAAATTGACGGATTGGTAGAGTGTGCGGAACGTGTTTTCCGCAATCAAGTTCGAGTTGGTAAGCCGTTAGAAGTTAGTGGTTTAACCGACTATGTTAAAGAGCCGTATCATTCTACGGCGGTTGGTTTACTTCATTACGCAAGAGATTGTCAGATCAGCGATGAAGGTGATTACAGCGAACCTAAGCGTTCAGCACCTTCTATGTCTGGTTTATTTGGTAAATTGCGTAATTGGATACAAAAAGAGTTTTAA
- the ftsZ gene encoding cell division protein FtsZ — protein sequence MFEPMMEMSDDAVIKVVGVGGGGGNAVEHMVRESIEGVEFISVNTDAQALRKTSVSSVIQIGGDITKGLGAGANPQVGRDAALEDRERIKEVLTGADMVFIAAGMGGGTGTGAAPVIAEVAKELGVLTVAVVTKPFSFEGKKRLAFAEQGIEELSKHVDSLITIPNEKLLKVLGRGVTLLEAFASANDVLKNAVQGIAELITRPGMINVDFADVRTVMSEMGHAMMGSGIAKGEDRAEEAAETAISSPLLEDIDLAGARGVLVNITAGLDMRLDEFETVGNTVKAFASDNATVVIGTSLDPDMTDEIRVTVVATGIGTEKKPDITLVAGGKAKVAPTPQPQVAAQTAPKVEDKVAQPLQEKTEVKPQVKPQPTTSPVSSGTGASQSAAPKAEKESGYLDIPAFLRRQAD from the coding sequence ATGTTTGAACCGATGATGGAAATGTCTGACGATGCAGTAATTAAAGTCGTTGGAGTTGGTGGCGGTGGCGGTAACGCTGTTGAGCACATGGTGCGTGAATCAATCGAAGGTGTAGAATTCATCAGTGTTAACACTGATGCACAAGCACTTCGTAAAACAAGCGTTAGCAGCGTGATCCAAATTGGTGGTGATATCACTAAAGGTTTGGGCGCTGGTGCAAACCCACAAGTAGGCCGTGATGCAGCTCTCGAAGATCGAGAAAGAATTAAAGAAGTTCTAACTGGCGCCGATATGGTCTTTATCGCAGCTGGTATGGGCGGTGGTACGGGTACAGGTGCTGCTCCAGTTATTGCTGAAGTTGCGAAAGAGCTGGGTGTGCTAACGGTTGCTGTTGTAACTAAGCCATTTAGCTTCGAAGGCAAAAAGCGTTTAGCGTTTGCTGAGCAAGGTATCGAAGAGCTGTCTAAGCATGTGGATTCTTTAATTACGATTCCAAATGAAAAGCTACTTAAGGTACTTGGCCGCGGCGTCACTCTGCTAGAAGCTTTCGCAAGTGCAAATGATGTACTTAAAAATGCTGTACAAGGTATCGCTGAGCTAATTACTCGCCCAGGTATGATTAACGTCGATTTCGCGGATGTTCGCACCGTAATGTCAGAGATGGGTCATGCAATGATGGGTAGCGGTATCGCAAAAGGCGAAGACCGTGCTGAAGAAGCTGCTGAAACGGCAATTTCTAGCCCACTACTAGAAGACATCGACCTAGCTGGTGCTCGTGGCGTTCTTGTGAACATCACAGCAGGCCTAGATATGCGCTTAGATGAATTCGAAACAGTAGGTAATACAGTTAAGGCATTCGCATCTGATAACGCAACAGTTGTGATTGGTACTTCTCTAGACCCTGATATGACGGATGAAATCCGTGTAACTGTTGTAGCAACAGGTATCGGCACAGAGAAAAAACCAGACATTACACTAGTTGCTGGTGGTAAAGCTAAGGTTGCACCAACTCCTCAACCACAGGTAGCGGCTCAAACTGCACCAAAAGTGGAAGATAAAGTGGCACAACCATTGCAAGAAAAAACTGAGGTAAAACCTCAAGTTAAGCCGCAGCCAACAACGTCACCTGTTTCTTCAGGTACAGGCGCTAGCCAAAGTGCAGCACCTAAAGCTGAGAAAGAGAGTGGATACTTAGATATTCCGGCATTCTTACGACGTCAGGCTGATTAA
- the lpxC gene encoding UDP-3-O-acyl-N-acetylglucosamine deacetylase — translation MIRQRTLKEIVKTTGVGLHSGRKVTLTLRPAAANTGIVYRRTDVNPPVDFPADPASVRDTMLCTALVNDEGVRISTVEHLNAALAGMGIDNIIVEVDAPEIPIMDGSASPFVYLLQQAGVETLNAAKRFIRIKKPIRFEDGDKWAEFVPFNGFRMDFEIEFNHPAIESDEQHLLFDFSSQGFVKEISRARTFGFMRDIEYLQSQNLCLGGSFDCAIVLDEYRILNEEGLRFENEFVTHKVLDAIGDLYMCGHAIIGEFRAYKSGHGLNNQLLRAVLADAEAWEWATFEEEVGSPVAFAEPGMVLA, via the coding sequence ATGATCAGACAACGTACTCTGAAAGAAATTGTGAAAACAACTGGTGTGGGTCTCCACTCTGGTCGTAAAGTCACACTTACTCTTCGCCCGGCAGCTGCAAATACAGGTATTGTTTATCGTCGTACAGATGTAAATCCACCTGTAGATTTCCCAGCTGATCCAGCGTCAGTTCGTGACACTATGTTATGTACTGCTCTTGTTAATGACGAAGGCGTACGTATCTCTACAGTGGAACACCTTAACGCAGCTCTAGCGGGTATGGGTATCGACAACATTATTGTTGAAGTCGATGCACCAGAGATCCCAATTATGGATGGTAGCGCAAGCCCATTCGTATACTTGCTACAGCAAGCGGGTGTAGAAACACTGAATGCAGCGAAACGTTTTATTCGAATCAAAAAGCCAATCCGTTTTGAAGATGGCGATAAGTGGGCAGAGTTTGTGCCATTTAACGGCTTCCGTATGGACTTCGAAATCGAATTCAACCATCCAGCAATTGAATCTGATGAACAGCACCTGTTGTTTGATTTTTCTTCACAAGGCTTTGTGAAAGAAATTTCTCGTGCTCGTACCTTCGGCTTCATGCGTGATATTGAATACCTACAATCACAAAACTTGTGTTTGGGTGGTAGCTTTGATTGCGCAATCGTACTAGACGAATACCGAATTCTTAATGAAGAAGGTCTACGTTTCGAAAACGAGTTCGTAACGCATAAAGTGCTAGATGCGATTGGTGACCTTTACATGTGTGGACACGCTATTATCGGTGAGTTCCGAGCATACAAATCAGGTCACGGCCTAAATAATCAACTACTACGCGCAGTACTTGCTGATGCAGAAGCTTGGGAATGGGCAACATTCGAAGAAGAGGTTGGCTCTCCTGTTGCGTTTGCTGAACCAGGAATGGTTCTAGCGTAA